CTATGCACCGGAAACATCCCAGGACTGGCGGGATACGCTCAGCCGATTCCATGATTTTACAAGCACGAAGGCGCTTAACGTGGTTCTCACCACGCCAATGTCTGCCGCTCCATGGACAGAACAAACCGGCATTCTGGATGTGCAATTAGCCATGCCTGGAACATTGACGGACGCAGAAACGGTTCCGCTTGCCACTGTGCCGGAATACGGGACAACTGGGGGCAGTGTTAAGGCAGTTCCGTCCGCCTCAGCAGCTGCAAACCTCATATTAACGGTACCTGACTCTCTGGAATCCGGCAAGCTTGCCAATGTGGTAACCTTACATGCGGCGTATATCGACGGCCTTTTCAAAGCACAGGTTGCACTGGCAGAGGCTGCACAAGCCACAGATGCAACAGCAATTAAGCAGGCACTGTCCGAACTGCTGAGTCAATATAAGGACCTTAACCACAAGCTGGAAGAAGCGAAATAAACCACGCACACCCTGTATTCCATAGAAAAGCAGACCAAGGAATTTCTCCCTGGCCTGCTTTTTCTTTTCAGATCATTAATACAGCGTAGCCACCGCCTAGCGGCGCGGATACATCGGATAAGGATAGAATGCCGCCGCAGGCTGCTGGGCTGCGTAGGCGGGCATGCTTTTGGCGGGCGGGCCTATGTTCATTCCCCCGGCAGACCCTGCCACGGCGCAGCCCGGAGGCGGTCCGAGAATAATCGACTCCTTAAGCGGAGCCACGGCCTTGGCATACTCCTCTTCATTGATACAATACGCGCGCTGGATAACCTCTGCGGGAACAGCCCGCAGGAAGTCTGAACCATACACAATATCCGGTGTCGGCGCATCGAAGATCGTCAGGAAATGGGCTTGTTCGCTCTCAGCCAGAATCCAGTGGAACCAGCCCTTCGGGAAGACAGCGATTTGTCCGGCCTGCAGATGATAGGTCATCAGCTTCTGGGTGAACGGATCGAACACGGAGGTAATCAGCTCACCGCTAATCACGAAGACCATCTCCGTCACATTCGTGTGCCAGTGCGGCTGGACAATGAAGCCTTTGCTCATATGGGCATTGAAGAACCCGTTACGTATCGCCGGAAGCTGCTCGCCAAAAAGCTGCGTAATATAATTGTGCGCATCCCGCTTATAATTAAGCACCTGGTTAGAATCGGCGGCAAGCTTCAGGTCCGGTGCCTGCAATACTGGATCAAGCATGATTTGTTCCTCCTCAGACTGGATTATAGCCTTAAGTAACACTGGGCATTCGTCCAAATACTGTATGCAGGGGAGGAACTCTTTGACACTAGAGACAGGTGCGGATTAGATCAGACGAGCGATACTCTCAATCTCCACGGCGGAGGCTGCGAGCTGCTGCATCGAGGCGGTGATCTCCTCTGTGGCTGCGGCTTGACGTTCGCTTTGGGCCAGACAGTCCGTAAGCACGGCATCCATCTGGTTAATCTTCTGCTTGATCATCTGCAGAATGCCGGCAATATCCTTCGCCGATGAAGCACTGGATACGGACATTTTGCGGATCTCCTGGGCCACGATGCCGAAGCCCCGTCCATGCTCAGCCGCATGGGCCGCTTCAATCGCTGCATTCAGCCCCAGCAGATTGGAGTTGTCTGCCACCTTGCGGATGAAATCCAGAATCTCGTCCGTCTGCTGCAGATCCTCAACCACCTTCTGGCCCAGCTCCTTCAGATCCCCGACGGTATTCGCCAGATCCGAGGCCGTGCCCGCAATCTCTACCGAAGTCGAGCTGATCTCGTCAGAGGTCACCGCCAGCGCATTCGCTGCATCGCTGAGCGTTACCTGATTGCTGAGGCTGATTCCAATCGTAAATACGCCAATTACCGCCCCGTTCCGGTCACGGACCGGCATTGATGAGGACTTGAAGGGTATCCCGTAGACTTCTTTGGGAATAGTGGCGCTGACTTCTTCTCCACTCTCCAGCGCTGCCCGGATTCCCCCACTTGGCGGAATGGGACTCCCATCTCCGACCCGGGCATGGAGCTCTTTGCCCGGCAGATGATAGATGAACTTCTCCACATCGGTTAAGGCAAACATTACATCCAGTGGAAAGAGACGCTGCACCAGCGGCAGAGATATTTTTAGAGCCTCCAGCAACTGGTCCATTTCTGATTCTTTTTCTAATTCGTGATCGGTACTCATTGCTTCAACAGCTCCCTAATCCTATTTATTTATGTACATCTCTTATCGCTTGAATCTTATCGCTCGAACAATGTAACACAGTTGCGGCCTTCCGCCTTGGACTGATACAGCGCATCGTCGCCCAGCTTGTAGATATCCTCCTCGCGCAGCCCGTCCACAAGCACGGCGGCTACGCCGATAGAGACGGTAATTCTGCCGTATTCGGGACTGAGATCATGCTGTATCCCCAGCTCCGCGATGCTTCGTCTGATCAATTCGGCGAACACACGGGACTCTGGAGGGGTCAGTCCGGCGGCCACAATCCCGAATTCCTCCCCGCCCAGCCGGAACGCGGTTCCTTCCGCCTGTTCAGCCAGCTCCTTCAGTACCCCGCCTATTCTGCGCAGTACCGTATCGCCTTCATAATGCCCGTAGGTGTCATTGAATTTTTTGAAATAATCAATATCCAGCATCAGGTAGGTTAAATACCGTTTGCTGGCAGCAGCCTTGTCCACCTCATCCAGGAACAGCTTATTGAAGTATCTGCGGTTGTACAGCCCGGTTAATTCATCGGTGATCGAGATCTTTTCAAT
This genomic interval from Paenibacillus sp. FSL H8-0332 contains the following:
- a CDS encoding cupin domain-containing protein — translated: MLDPVLQAPDLKLAADSNQVLNYKRDAHNYITQLFGEQLPAIRNGFFNAHMSKGFIVQPHWHTNVTEMVFVISGELITSVFDPFTQKLMTYHLQAGQIAVFPKGWFHWILAESEQAHFLTIFDAPTPDIVYGSDFLRAVPAEVIQRAYCINEEEYAKAVAPLKESIILGPPPGCAVAGSAGGMNIGPPAKSMPAYAAQQPAAAFYPYPMYPRR
- a CDS encoding methyl-accepting chemotaxis protein, encoding MSTDHELEKESEMDQLLEALKISLPLVQRLFPLDVMFALTDVEKFIYHLPGKELHARVGDGSPIPPSGGIRAALESGEEVSATIPKEVYGIPFKSSSMPVRDRNGAVIGVFTIGISLSNQVTLSDAANALAVTSDEISSTSVEIAGTASDLANTVGDLKELGQKVVEDLQQTDEILDFIRKVADNSNLLGLNAAIEAAHAAEHGRGFGIVAQEIRKMSVSSASSAKDIAGILQMIKQKINQMDAVLTDCLAQSERQAAATEEITASMQQLAASAVEIESIARLI